In Methylotenera versatilis 79, the DNA window ATTAAATGGTTTGTTAAATAAACGCGTTAAACCAAGCCTTCTAATAATTGCACTTGCACCATTTCACCACTGGTACAGTTGCCCACAGTGTCGTCCAATACAATAAAGCAATTGGCGGCACTCATGCTGCTTAAAACGCCTGAACTTTGATTCGCCAACGGCTTCACTTTCCAGCTTCCATCTTCTATCATATATAAAATGCCGCGCTGAAATTCGGTGCGGCCTGTGGCTTTTTTAATCGGCTCTGTACATTCCACATTAAATAATGGCAACGGTTTAGGCGCGCCGCCCATTAATGTGATTAACGCTTCGCGCACAAATTGGTAAAACGTGACCATGGTAGCAACGGGATTGCCAGGCAGCCCGAAATAATGCGCCTCGCGGCCGTTATTACCTATTTTCCCATAAGCTAACGGTCTGCCAGGTTTCATATTGATTTTCCAAAATAGCACTTGGCCATGTTTGGTCAATAAATCTTTCATATAATCCGCTTCGCCCACTGAAACGCCGCCGCTGGTAATCACTACATCGTTTTCACTGGCAGCTTTTAATAATGTGAATTCTAATAATGCTGGATCATCTGGCACTACACCTAAATCGCTAATAACAACGCCTAGTCTACTTAACATGCCAAAAAGTGTGTAACGGTTGCTATCGTAAATTTGGCCTGATGCTAATGGTTTTCCAACGCTAATTAACTCATCGCCAGTGCTAAAAAAAGCTACTTTTAATTGACGAAATACATGTACTTTGCCAATGCCTAAAGACGCAATCAAACCTAAATCAGCAGGGCGCAATAAGTGACCTTTTGCCAAAACAGTTTGGTCTAGCTGTAAGTCTTCACCCGCTAAACGTACGTTGGCGCCATGTGTGATTGAAGTTGCATCAGTAAGCGTAATTTTTCCATCGGCCAAACTAATACGTTCTTGCATCACAACTGTATCTGCGCCTTTCGGTATAACTGCGCCGGTCATGATTTTTACGCATTCTCCAGCGTTAACTTCCTGCTCAAACGGTCTACCCGCAAATGCAGTGCCGATGATAGTTAACCTTTCATTTGCATCAATAAATTTAAATGCATAACCATCCATCGCAGAATTATCGTGATTTGGCACATTGCTGGGTGATACGATATCGGCTGCCAATACACGCCCTAAACTATGCATCACAGCTAACTGCTCAGTTTCGATAACTGGCGTTAAAAATTGTTGAATAAAAGCCCTAGCCTGTATCACAGACATGGCATTTGGATCGTAATCATCCATGCAAGAAGGGTCGGAAATAATTTGCGTAAGCGTCGTTTTGGTCATTTTTAGAGATTAATTCGGGTTAACTGCCATCAATTTATGGACAATAAAATCGGCGATTTGTTTAATATTATTTAAATTGAGTGTGGGAATCTTAAGCGCTAAATCTTCATCGCAGGCAACCGCAATAATACTACTGTCGGTTGACGCTAGCAGAGGTGAATCAAGACTAGATCTGTAAACCTCAATTTTGGGAAACGACCTTTGATGAATCACTGCGTTTTTAAAGCCTTCGACCAGAATCAAATCGGCATAATTGGGGTTAATTTGCGCAATTAAGTCGACCAAATTTGCCTCATTCTCTACTTCAGATAAGCGATGCATTTCAGTCATCAATGCCCAGCGCTTGCCGCTGGCAATCAGCGTTTGTATTGCGCCTGATTCACGAATTTTGTAACTATCTTTGCCAACATGGTCAATATCAAATGCATGATGCGCATGTTTAATCACTGAAACGCGAATATTGCGCGCTGCCAATTCGGGAATAAGTTGCGTGATTAATGTGGTTTTGCCTGCATTACTGCCACTGGCAACGATGCCCAAAATCGGAATTATTTTTTGCATGCCTGATTTTAACTTGAATATGTGGTTAACTTAACTTCAAGCGCAGCCAAATCTTCAAGCGTATTCAAGTTAATAAACGCGTCTGCATTATCGCTAAAATCAACTTCAATATAAGCAAGGCTTTTTTGCCAAGCACTCACGCGACGCTCACCTAATGCCAGATACTGATTCAATGATGGAAACACGTTTTTTTTGCACAAACAAAAAACAGGATGCGCGTTGCCATCGCTGCTTGCAACGGCAATATCCGCATTTTTTTCGGTTAGATGTGTCAATAAACGTTGCGCTAAATCTAGCGGCAATAAAGGTGAGTCGCATGGCACAGTTAATAGGTAATCGTGTTTGGCGTGCTGCAAACCCAAACTAAAACCTGCTAAAGGTCCGATAAAATCGGCATGCACATCTTGTAAAATGGGGAAACCAAAAGCCTGATATTGAAGTGTCTCACGATTGGCATTAATCAAAACTTCATCTACTTGAAGTGTTAAGCGCTTAATCACATGTTGGATCAATGGCTGATTTTGCAATGTGACCAAACCTTTATCAACGCCGCCCATACGCGTAGCGCGACCGCCAGAAAGAATAATGCTGGATATTGCCAATTGAAAAATCAACCGCCCGTATGCGACATAAACCTTATCACGGCTGGTTGTGCGCGTTTTAGATCAAAGTCATGACCTTTAGGTTTAATCGC includes these proteins:
- the moeA gene encoding molybdopterin molybdotransferase MoeA codes for the protein MTKTTLTQIISDPSCMDDYDPNAMSVIQARAFIQQFLTPVIETEQLAVMHSLGRVLAADIVSPSNVPNHDNSAMDGYAFKFIDANERLTIIGTAFAGRPFEQEVNAGECVKIMTGAVIPKGADTVVMQERISLADGKITLTDATSITHGANVRLAGEDLQLDQTVLAKGHLLRPADLGLIASLGIGKVHVFRQLKVAFFSTGDELISVGKPLASGQIYDSNRYTLFGMLSRLGVVISDLGVVPDDPALLEFTLLKAASENDVVITSGGVSVGEADYMKDLLTKHGQVLFWKINMKPGRPLAYGKIGNNGREAHYFGLPGNPVATMVTFYQFVREALITLMGGAPKPLPLFNVECTEPIKKATGRTEFQRGILYMIEDGSWKVKPLANQSSGVLSSMSAANCFIVLDDTVGNCTSGEMVQVQLLEGLV
- the mobB gene encoding molybdopterin-guanine dinucleotide biosynthesis protein B, translating into MQKIIPILGIVASGSNAGKTTLITQLIPELAARNIRVSVIKHAHHAFDIDHVGKDSYKIRESGAIQTLIASGKRWALMTEMHRLSEVENEANLVDLIAQINPNYADLILVEGFKNAVIHQRSFPKIEVYRSSLDSPLLASTDSSIIAVACDEDLALKIPTLNLNNIKQIADFIVHKLMAVNPN
- the mobA gene encoding molybdenum cofactor guanylyltransferase MobA, which codes for MAISSIILSGGRATRMGGVDKGLVTLQNQPLIQHVIKRLTLQVDEVLINANRETLQYQAFGFPILQDVHADFIGPLAGFSLGLQHAKHDYLLTVPCDSPLLPLDLAQRLLTHLTEKNADIAVASSDGNAHPVFCLCKKNVFPSLNQYLALGERRVSAWQKSLAYIEVDFSDNADAFINLNTLEDLAALEVKLTTYSS